Below is a window of Agrobacterium vitis DNA.
CACTAAATTCACTGTATAAACTTGTTACGAGCGCTTTCAGGGTATAACGCTTTATGCGTCAAACTTACTGGCCTTTGCCGGTGCGTCCTTGATTGAAATCAAGTCGTCCGCAACACAGTCCAAAGGAGCATCCCGCATGAAGCCCGGCCCTCTCAATCTACTGACGGATGTTGCCGGTCTTTCGGTCGGTCATGCCACCGATCTGGCGCTCGGCTCCGGGGTGACTGTCATCGTCTTCGATCAACCGGCCACCGCATCCGGATCGGTGCTGGGCGGTGCGCCCGGTGGGCGTGAAACGGGTTTGCTCGATCCGTCGCTGTCGCTGGTCACCCAGGTCAATGCGCTGGTCCTATCGGGCGGTTCCGCCTTTGGGCTGGATGCTGCAGGCGGCGTGCAGGCGGGCCTGCGCCAGATTGGCCAAGGGTTTCCGGTCGGTGATATGAACGTCCCCATCGTGCCGCAGGCGATCCTGATGGATCTGCTGAATGGCGGCAACAAGAACTGGGGCCTCCACTCCCCCTATCGCGATATGGGCTATGAGGCTTTCGTGGCCCGCAAACCGGGCAGTTTCCCGTTAGGAACAATCGGGGCTGGAACAGGTGCCACCACTGCCACCGTCAAGGGCGGGCTCGGTTCGGCCAGCGCCGTCTCCGCCAGCGGTCATACCGTGGCGGCCATCGTCGCCGTCAATGCGCTCGGCACGGCGACTATTGGCCGCTCGCGGCATTTCTGGGCCGCTCCTTTCGAGCAAGACGGTGAATTCGGCGGCCTCGGCATGCCCTCCTCCTTCGGCCCTGATGATAGCGCCCTTCGTCTCAAGGGCCGCGACCCGATCGCCACCACCATTGGCGCCATTGTCACCGATGCTGATCTGACCAAGGCGGAATGCCACCGCCTGTCGATCATGGCTCATGACGGGCTGGCGCGGGCGCTGCTGCCTGCTCATCTGCCTGCCGATGGCGATACGGTGTTTGCCGCCGCCACCGGCGCAAAACCGCTGCCGGATCTTGCGACCTTCATGGACCTCTGCCATCTCGCCACCCTCACCATGGCCCGCGCCATCGCCCGTGGCGTTTATGAAGCGCAAGCCCTGCCTTACGACGGTTCACAACCGGCTTGGCGTGATCTTCATGTCTGATTTCCCATCGCTGACATAGAACGGTCATCACAGAGATTTACACCGCGCCTGTTGCGGCACGGCTCGAATCGTCTGAACCATGCTATGTGAGAGAAAAAGCGGAGAGATCGGGATGGACATGAGCGGCAAGACACCTTTGAAACGTCTGGTCCTGACCAATGCCGCCATCGTCCTTGCCGGCCGCATACAGACCGGCACGGTCGAAATTGAAAATGGCCAGATCATCGCCATCGGCCCGATAACCCATGCCAGTGATGCCATCGACCTTGGTGGCGATATGCTGATCCCGGGCCTTGTCGATATCCATACCGACCATTTCGAAAAGCATGTCTTTCCCCGCCACCACGTTCGCTGGAACTATACGACGGCGGCCCTTGCCCATGACGCGCAAATCATCGGCGCCGGCATTACCACCGTGTTCGACAGCCTCTGCGTCGGTGCGGCGGAAGACGGCAGCGAGCGGGCGGAAATTCTCGGACCAATGATCGAGGCGCTGGAAAAGGCGCAAAGCGCTGGCATGCTCAGGGCTGAGCATTTCGTGCATCTGCGCTGCGAAGTGATCGATGAACAAACGCCTGCGCTGATGGAGGCCAATATTGGCCATGCTCTGGTGCGCGTCGTCTCTGTCATGGAGCACCTGCCCGGCATCCGCCAGACGCGGGATCTCGACACCTATCTGGCCAAGGTCGCGAAATTGCGCGGCGAAGCGCTTGCCGTGACCACGGCTCGGGTTGCGGATCTGATCGCCACCAAACAGGCCATCGGCAACCGGATCCGCCCGCAGGTGGTGGATATTGCCAAGCGCCATAACAAGCCGCTGCTCAGCCATGACGATACCGATATCGAGCATGTCGATCTGGCGGCGGACGAGGGCGTATCAATCTCGGAATTTCCCTGCACGATGGAGGCTGCCCGCGAAGCCCGCAAGCGGGGCATGCAGATCGTCGGCGGCGCACCGAATATCGTGCGCGGCGGCTCACAATCCGGCAATATCGCGGTGCGCGATCTGCTGCTCGAAGGCCTTTGCGATATTCTGGCCTCCGATTATGTACCCCGCGCCTTGCTGGACGCGCCCTTCGCCATCGCCGCCGATCCTGATCTCGCCTACGACCTGCCCGCCGCCATCCGCATGGTCACCAAGACCCCGGCAGAAGCCGCTGGCCTCAACGACCGCGGCGAGATCGCACCGGGCAAACGCGCCGACCTCTTGCAGATTGGCCAGCACGGCGGCCATCCGTTCATCAAGCAGATCTGGCGTGGCGGGGTGCGGGTTGGGTGATGGAAAATCACATTCGTCTTGCGGAACAACAAGATGCAGATGCCATTGCTTCGGTCTTTACCCGCTCTCGATCGCTGTTGGGTTTTTTGCCGAAATTGCACACTGCCGAGGAAGATCGGCATTTCATTGAAACCGTCGTTCTTGCTGAAAATTCTGTGCGGGTTGCGATTGAAAACCACAGGATATGCGGCTTTATCGCAGTCAAGGACGGTTGGATCGACCATCTCTACATTGACCCGGACCATCTCGGTAAAGGCATGGGATCACGCTTACTCACCAATACAATGGCGGATGCAACCCATCTGAAGCTCTGGACATTTCAGCAAAACCAGCATGCACGACGCTTTTATGAGTATCACGGCTTCACCCCTGACCTGATGACGGACGGTGATGAGAATGAAGAAAAACAGCCGGACGTGCTCTATGTCTGGTCCCGGACAACATCTTAACGGTCAGCTTTTGCGCCGAAACCCCTCACTCGCCACCATCAATTGCCGTGTATAATCCACCTGCACATCGCGTCTACGTAGCGCCTCGACATCCATGACTTCCACAACCTGCCCGGTGCGCATCACCGCCAGCCGGTCGCACATATGGCTGATAATAGCCAGATCGTGGCTGACCATCAGAAAGGTCAGGCCGCGATCCTTGCGGGCCTGTTCGAGGAGATTGAGGATTTCCGCCTGGATTGAGGCGTCGAGCGCCGAGGTTGGCTCATCCAGCAGCAGGATTTTCGGCTCAACGATCAAGGCGCGGGCAATAGCGATGCGCTGGCGCTGGCCACCGGACAGCTGGTGCGAAAACCGGAAGCGGAAGCCGGAGCCAAGACCAACCTCATCCAGAGCGCGGGCAATGCGGCTATCGACATCGGAAAATCCATGCACGGCCAAAGGCTCCAGTAGCAGCCGGTCCACCGTCTGGCGCGGATGCAGCGAGCCGTAAGGGTCCTGGAACACCATTTGTACGGTGCGATAAAAGGTCTTGTCGCGCTGCCTGCTATCATAGCTCTTGCCATCAACAGTCAGCTTGCCACTCTCAAAGGTATTCAGCCCGGCGATTGCCCGCAGCAGGGTCGATTTTCCCGAGCCGGATTCCCCGACCAGGCCAAAGCTCTCGCCTTGTTCAACGGCAATGCTGACCCCGTCCAACGCCAGAAACTCATCAAAGCGCACCGACATGTCCTGAACGATCAGTGAATCAGTCATTGCGCCCACTCCACCTGACGCTGCAACACCGGCAGCGGATGCTGGTTGCCTTCCAGGCGCGGCAGGCAATTCAGCAGGCCCTGGGTATAGGGATGTTTCGCCTCGGACAGGTTGGCCGCATTCAGTTCCTCGACAACACGGCCCGCATACATCACCAGCACCCGGTCGCAGAAGGACGAGACCAGCCGCAAATCATGGCTGACGAAAATCAGCCCCATGCCGCGCTCACGCACCAGCATGTCGAGAATATCGAGCACTTCCAGCTGCACCGTCACATCCAGCGCCGAGGTCGGTTCATCGGCAATCAGCAGTTCCGGCCCGCAGACCAGCATCATGGCGATCATTACCCGCTGGCCCATGCCGCCGGAAACCTCATGCGGGTAAAGCTTGAACACCCGTTCGGGATCGCGGATCTGCACCGCTTCCAGCATGGCCAGCGCCCTGTGCCTGGCTTGCTTTCCGGTCATCCGTTCATGGGTCAACAAGGTCTCGACGATCTGTTTGCCAATCCGCATAACCGGGTTCAGCGAATACTTGGGGTCCTGAAGGATCATCGCCATCCGCTTGCCGCGCAGCGCCCGGCGCTTCGCAGCCGAAATCGCCAGCAGATCCGTATCGCCGAAATGGAGCCTGTCGGCGGTGATCCGCGCATGGGCGGGGGTC
It encodes the following:
- a CDS encoding P1 family peptidase — encoded protein: MKPGPLNLLTDVAGLSVGHATDLALGSGVTVIVFDQPATASGSVLGGAPGGRETGLLDPSLSLVTQVNALVLSGGSAFGLDAAGGVQAGLRQIGQGFPVGDMNVPIVPQAILMDLLNGGNKNWGLHSPYRDMGYEAFVARKPGSFPLGTIGAGTGATTATVKGGLGSASAVSASGHTVAAIVAVNALGTATIGRSRHFWAAPFEQDGEFGGLGMPSSFGPDDSALRLKGRDPIATTIGAIVTDADLTKAECHRLSIMAHDGLARALLPAHLPADGDTVFAAATGAKPLPDLATFMDLCHLATLTMARAIARGVYEAQALPYDGSQPAWRDLHV
- a CDS encoding ABC transporter ATP-binding protein, with protein sequence MSALLTVDNLKVSFPTRTGLVEAVRGVSFTLGKERLGIVGESGSGKSQTGRAIMGLTPAHARITADRLHFGDTDLLAISAAKRRALRGKRMAMILQDPKYSLNPVMRIGKQIVETLLTHERMTGKQARHRALAMLEAVQIRDPERVFKLYPHEVSGGMGQRVMIAMMLVCGPELLIADEPTSALDVTVQLEVLDILDMLVRERGMGLIFVSHDLRLVSSFCDRVLVMYAGRVVEELNAANLSEAKHPYTQGLLNCLPRLEGNQHPLPVLQRQVEWAQ
- a CDS encoding alpha-D-ribose 1-methylphosphonate 5-triphosphate diphosphatase, with product MSGKTPLKRLVLTNAAIVLAGRIQTGTVEIENGQIIAIGPITHASDAIDLGGDMLIPGLVDIHTDHFEKHVFPRHHVRWNYTTAALAHDAQIIGAGITTVFDSLCVGAAEDGSERAEILGPMIEALEKAQSAGMLRAEHFVHLRCEVIDEQTPALMEANIGHALVRVVSVMEHLPGIRQTRDLDTYLAKVAKLRGEALAVTTARVADLIATKQAIGNRIRPQVVDIAKRHNKPLLSHDDTDIEHVDLAADEGVSISEFPCTMEAAREARKRGMQIVGGAPNIVRGGSQSGNIAVRDLLLEGLCDILASDYVPRALLDAPFAIAADPDLAYDLPAAIRMVTKTPAEAAGLNDRGEIAPGKRADLLQIGQHGGHPFIKQIWRGGVRVG
- a CDS encoding GNAT family N-acetyltransferase — protein: MENHIRLAEQQDADAIASVFTRSRSLLGFLPKLHTAEEDRHFIETVVLAENSVRVAIENHRICGFIAVKDGWIDHLYIDPDHLGKGMGSRLLTNTMADATHLKLWTFQQNQHARRFYEYHGFTPDLMTDGDENEEKQPDVLYVWSRTTS
- a CDS encoding ABC transporter ATP-binding protein codes for the protein MTDSLIVQDMSVRFDEFLALDGVSIAVEQGESFGLVGESGSGKSTLLRAIAGLNTFESGKLTVDGKSYDSRQRDKTFYRTVQMVFQDPYGSLHPRQTVDRLLLEPLAVHGFSDVDSRIARALDEVGLGSGFRFRFSHQLSGGQRQRIAIARALIVEPKILLLDEPTSALDASIQAEILNLLEQARKDRGLTFLMVSHDLAIISHMCDRLAVMRTGQVVEVMDVEALRRRDVQVDYTRQLMVASEGFRRKS